The following proteins are encoded in a genomic region of Mytilus edulis unplaced genomic scaffold, xbMytEdul2.2 SCAFFOLD_2363, whole genome shotgun sequence:
- the LOC139504960 gene encoding uncharacterized protein, with protein MNDEPKNYRLNAKATPEEQKQFLVSESALAELLSVCRYCSSEAVPVITVSKGTLIETNSICVNGHLSIWKSQSSHNSLPWSNLMTATAIMLSGCNATSVLRMFDHLNVQMFSMRTYNRLQSFYVSPAATMAWDSEQSSLLQQLRGSDVILGGDARCDSPGYSAKYGSYTLMDLQTKKILDFQLIQSNEVKGSTHMELEGLKRALGFLKDYVNIKEVVTDRHSSIKKYMRISEGDKKHLFDVWHVAKGVSKKLEAAAKKSGGKDIRPWIKSIVNHIYWISSSCGMDGDLKTAKWLSIMNHMCNKHEGHSSIYPKCDHGELSQDRQWLEEGSVPYKRMKAVVESKYLLTDVPKLSPVYQTYALEVFHSVVNNFAPKSTHFFYSSMLARLCVAALHYNENCNRDRAFTKDGLQCFSMVYPKAKKGKEAVVKSRPSPATYDYVLLIKQAVVSRREHDCSSYSNAAGDVKILQNHFPVSLTQTFEPFQKADLIARHRSRFQR; from the exons ATGAATGATGAACCCAAAAACTACCGTCTTAATGCAAAAGCAACCCCTGAAGAACAGAAGCAGTTCCTTGTAAGCGAGTCAGCCCTAGCAGAGTTATTGTCCGTGTGCAGATATTGCAGCAGTGAAGCTGTTCCAGTGATTACAGTATCCAAGGGTACCCTGATTGAGACAAACTCTATCTGTGTAAATGGACATTTGTCCATCTGGAAAAGCCAGTCCAGCCACAACAGCCTGCCATGGAGCAACTTAATGACAGCTACAGCAATTATGTTAAGTGGATGCAACGCAACATCAGTTCTTAGAATGTTTGACCACCTAAATGTCCAGATGTTTTCTATGAGGACTTATAACAGACTACAGTCTTTTTATGTTTCACCAGCAGCTACCATGGCCTGGGATTCCGAACAGTCCAGTTTGCTACAGCAATTGAGAGGGTCTGACGTTATATTGGGAGGTGATGCAAGGTGTGATTCCCCGGGTTATTCTGCCAAGTATGGGTCGTACACCCTAATGGACCTACAGACAAAGAAAATCCTTGACTTCCAATTGATACAG agCAACGAGGTGAAAGGTTCAACGCACATGGAACTAGAGGGCTTGAAGCGTGCTCTGGGATTTCTCAAAGACTATGTCAATATTAAAGAAGTTGTGACAGACAGACACTCATCCATCAAGAAGTACATGAGGATCAGCGAGGGCGACAAAAAACATCTTTTTGATGTATGGCATGTAGCTAAAG GTGTTTCTAAGAAGTTAGAAGCGGCAGCAAAGAAGAGTGGAGGCAAAGACATCCGTCCATGGATCAAATCCATTGTTAACCATATCTACTGGATTTCCTCTTCTTGTGGAATGGATGGGGATTTGAAGACAGCCAAGTGGTTGTCCATCATGAACCACATGTGCAACAAGCATGAAGGGCATTCTAGCATCTATCCAAAGTGCGACCATGGTGAATTATCACAAGACCGTCAATGGCTTGAAGAAg GTTCTGTGCCGTATAAGAGAATGAAAGCTGTTGTAGAGAGCAAATACCTTCTGACAGATGTACCAAAGTTATCTCCAGTATACCAGACCTATGCCTTGGAGGTTTTCCACTCTGTGGTTAACAACTTTGCACCAAAGAGCACCCACTTTTTCTACTCATCTATGCTTGCAcg ATTGTGTGTTGCAGCATTGCACTACAACGAGAACTGCAACAGAGATAGAGCTTTCACTAAAGATGGTCTGCAATGCTTCAGCATGGTTTATCCCAAAGCAAAGAAAGGCAAAGAAGCTGTTGTTAAATCCAGACCTTCGCCAGCTACTTATG ATTATGTTCTGCTGATCAAGCAAGCTGTTGTTTCCAGAAGGGAACATGACTGCTCGTCCTATTCAAATGCTGCAGGGGATGTAAAGATACTTCAAAACCATTTTCCGGTCAGTTTGACACAGACATTCGAGCCATTCCAAAAGGCAGACCTCATTGCAAGACACAGGTCACGCTTTCAGAGATAG
- the LOC139504961 gene encoding uncharacterized protein — protein MDGVDSSLQGNSQSLDIRPYQFEPLLVENNQEEDINSSSEESDIDDLSSNVDRLVNTNWCDCGNCNSMTTADECVCCSDISAVSYLMQPDDLNCITEHEVFIANCLNRHVLQVSMYAYMEHVGPFDDNEPINEKYRFMAYRRFVQWIWHRLGRHNRKILPACVVKKIRDSFPSEEYCGFKYAVV, from the exons ATGGACGGTGTTGACAGCAGTTTACAAGGCAATTCTCAAAGTTTAGATATTCGACCGTATCAGTTTGAGCCGTTACTTGTGGAAAATAATCAAGAAGAAGATATAAATTCGTCATCCGAAGAGTCCGACATTGACGATCTTTCAAGCAATGTCGATCGCCTTGTAAACACAAACTG GTGTGATTGTGGAAACTGCAATTCCATGACCACAGCAGATGAATGTGTATGCTGTTCAGACATATCAGCTGTAAGCTATTTAATGCAACCAGATGACTTAAACTGCATCACAGAACATGAGGTCTTTATTGCCAACTGCTTAAACCGTCATGTGTTACAAGTCAGCATGTATGCATACATGGAGCATGTTGGTCCATTTGACGACAATGAACCCATCAATGA GAAATATAGGTTTATGGCATATAGGAGATTTGTTCAGTGGATATGGCATCGCCTTGGACGTCACAACAGAAAGATCTTGCCTGCATGTGTTGTGAAAAAAATTAGAGACAGTTTCCCCTCTGAAGAATACTGTGGCTTCAAATATGCAGTTGTATGA